One Thermococcus sp. genomic region harbors:
- a CDS encoding DUF2103 domain-containing protein, with amino-acid sequence MPKHFRRGVKREHHFLKDLEKPLEEIARIPGVKKVIPGRIYASDSRGFEIKVSRETKTGLKLIAKSDGSVQEVFLVVDKEDREAVREAVSSMF; translated from the coding sequence ATGCCTAAGCACTTTCGCAGGGGAGTCAAGAGGGAGCACCACTTTCTCAAGGATCTTGAGAAACCGCTTGAGGAGATAGCCCGAATTCCGGGAGTTAAAAAGGTTATCCCGGGCAGGATATACGCCAGCGATTCACGGGGCTTCGAGATAAAGGTTTCCCGCGAGACGAAAACGGGGTTAAAACTCATAGCCAAGAGTGATGGCTCCGTCCAGGAGGTTTTCCTGGTTGTGGATAAGGAGGACCGTGAAGCCGTGCGGGAGGCTGTATCCAGTATGTTCTGA
- the gor gene encoding glyceraldehyde-3-phosphate:ferredoxin oxidoreductase: MRFTVLRLNLSDGSVESGEIEEEGIYGVIDYGLELHEKLKTHGVDPYDPKNIVVMGRGPFAGSILPGAHRLMFFFRSPLYGTLFPSAMGGAAYAFKNVGVDFVTFKGKAKKPVVVVLYNDGENVRVELHEIELEKVTEIWRNYKGEEGVYALTQYIMDTFGNRFDFEYRIAVVGPASLNTNYGGIFSQTLRKGKRVEGSEDWAARGGSGSVLLRAHNVVGILFGGKPRKRTFPGEDISSFRTVKGIVEGVHKKPYNDAIAEKTVKYKYNPKLKTGGTFGGNYPAEGDFVPILNWSMPYIEKEERIKVHEAIMKHYWEPFNKEAIEPKNWTNCGEPCPVVCKKYANGHHIEYEPREANGPLSGVITLRASDISVPAVDAMGFDAIEFGGTAAWVLELVHRGLLKPEEVGLSDKPDFTKEALLTRPVEASERNAKLVAELAHRVSFAENEIAKIIGLGKRKASVILDEKFKDRLKYGESFKDYAVFTPLGEAGEITPTMYWAIGNYIPLPIQGRYWTFYQFGVFLEPEELAGKIIASTIWEFWYDNVGWCRFHRKWMKPVLKALFMDAYGENVDMEEHSKRQLKRMIEFARRAGYTPVFWDSMRVIDLIARGSKEFGNEHWAGKFQLDKVGTAKEYLEKVLDAYSEELGVEWRL; the protein is encoded by the coding sequence ATGAGGTTCACGGTTCTCAGACTCAACCTGAGTGATGGAAGCGTCGAAAGCGGGGAGATCGAGGAGGAGGGTATCTACGGGGTCATAGACTACGGCCTTGAGCTTCACGAAAAGCTCAAAACTCATGGTGTTGACCCATACGATCCCAAGAACATCGTCGTGATGGGTAGGGGCCCCTTCGCAGGCTCAATCCTCCCGGGAGCGCACAGGCTCATGTTCTTCTTCCGCTCGCCTCTCTACGGAACGCTCTTTCCATCGGCCATGGGTGGAGCCGCTTATGCCTTCAAGAACGTGGGAGTGGACTTTGTCACCTTTAAGGGAAAAGCTAAGAAGCCCGTTGTTGTTGTTCTCTACAACGACGGAGAGAACGTGAGGGTTGAGCTCCACGAGATAGAGCTGGAAAAGGTCACAGAGATATGGCGGAATTACAAGGGTGAGGAGGGTGTCTATGCCCTCACACAGTACATCATGGATACCTTTGGAAACCGCTTTGATTTCGAATACAGGATAGCGGTCGTCGGACCTGCTTCACTGAACACCAACTACGGTGGGATCTTCTCCCAGACCCTGAGAAAGGGCAAGCGTGTTGAGGGAAGCGAGGACTGGGCGGCCCGCGGCGGCTCCGGAAGCGTTCTCCTGAGGGCTCACAACGTCGTTGGAATCCTCTTCGGTGGAAAGCCGAGGAAGAGGACATTCCCGGGGGAGGACATCTCATCGTTTAGAACTGTCAAAGGCATCGTCGAGGGGGTGCACAAGAAGCCTTATAACGACGCCATAGCGGAAAAGACCGTTAAGTACAAGTACAATCCCAAGCTGAAAACAGGCGGAACCTTTGGCGGCAACTACCCAGCAGAAGGCGACTTCGTTCCGATACTCAACTGGAGCATGCCCTACATCGAAAAGGAGGAACGCATAAAGGTTCATGAGGCCATAATGAAGCACTATTGGGAGCCCTTCAACAAAGAGGCTATTGAACCAAAGAACTGGACGAACTGCGGCGAGCCGTGCCCTGTCGTCTGCAAGAAGTATGCCAACGGTCACCACATAGAGTACGAGCCGAGGGAGGCGAACGGCCCGCTCAGTGGCGTTATAACCCTTCGTGCAAGCGACATAAGCGTCCCAGCGGTGGATGCAATGGGTTTTGATGCGATAGAGTTCGGTGGAACTGCCGCCTGGGTTCTCGAGCTCGTCCACAGAGGCCTTCTCAAGCCGGAAGAAGTAGGACTGAGCGACAAACCTGACTTCACGAAGGAGGCTCTCCTCACGAGGCCAGTTGAAGCGAGCGAGAGGAACGCGAAGCTCGTTGCAGAATTAGCCCACCGCGTCTCCTTTGCCGAGAACGAGATAGCCAAGATAATCGGCCTCGGCAAGAGGAAGGCAAGCGTCATCCTCGATGAGAAGTTCAAGGACAGGCTCAAGTATGGGGAGAGCTTCAAGGACTACGCCGTTTTCACTCCGCTCGGTGAGGCTGGTGAAATAACTCCTACAATGTACTGGGCCATTGGCAACTACATACCGCTTCCAATACAGGGTCGCTACTGGACGTTCTATCAGTTCGGCGTCTTTCTTGAGCCTGAAGAGTTAGCTGGCAAAATAATAGCTAGTACCATCTGGGAGTTCTGGTATGATAACGTCGGCTGGTGTCGCTTCCACCGCAAGTGGATGAAGCCCGTTCTCAAAGCCCTCTTCATGGACGCTTACGGCGAGAACGTCGACATGGAAGAGCACTCCAAGAGACAGCTCAAGCGCATGATAGAGTTCGCGAGGAGAGCAGGCTACACGCCGGTCTTCTGGGACTCAATGAGGGTCATAGATCTCATCGCGAGAGGGAGCAAGGAGTTCGGAAACGAGCACTGGGCGGGGAAGTTCCAGCTGGACAAGGTCGGCACCGCCAAGGAATACCTAGAGAAGGTTCTGGATGCTTATAGCGAGGAGCTTGGAGTGGAGTGGAGGCTCTGA
- the arcS gene encoding archaeosine synthase subunit alpha has protein sequence MEVLRHEGPGRLGLVKLGERSFETPALVGIDFTLSPFNSFFHPDGPGSYDFNLAPSIPLGFYTPGEVIEKALGRLWSVDYGGFNAFYFPALRRTEYLGEFFKIMERYSFEAIYLGNSKTLAKEYRYFVRILRELRERFPNVMIIADLEPFFYPLSVYLGIDAFDTRSLRLYDFEGKGFTGFSPFIWSDTPNSFDFARETITEVRKALESGKLRYLVENYFPTQYHAGTLRIADLEHGDYLEKYTPIQKETLYFISDASIRRPEVRRWHERVEERFTPPKNTELVLLFPCSAKKPYSFSRSHILYRKAVKDALGSGIFRVHELILTSPFGVVPREWEWLAKYDIVVTGHWSEEEIKPAAELLAKILEKYPKDVPVIAHLDEAYVEIARLASKMTGKEIIFTEVKNGTTSNESLKSLAETLKEFEIEGTKEDRTYRYFENIRKVFDFHFGSGAGEAVLPETGKVKGSKMLRLFVGNQQTGTFKDGVISVTPFGMGRIYDRLKAYWVKVDFDLRGDVFAVGVDEADERIRPNDIVGIVRDGTVVAVGKAVLSGEEMVRSKKGVAVKVRKRA, from the coding sequence ATGGAGGTCCTTAGGCACGAGGGGCCTGGAAGGCTGGGCCTGGTTAAGTTGGGGGAGCGCTCCTTTGAAACTCCCGCCTTAGTTGGGATAGACTTCACCCTCTCCCCGTTCAACTCCTTCTTCCACCCGGACGGGCCGGGTAGCTATGACTTCAACCTCGCCCCTTCCATCCCCCTTGGTTTCTACACGCCGGGCGAGGTTATTGAGAAGGCCCTCGGAAGGCTCTGGAGCGTGGACTACGGGGGCTTCAACGCCTTCTACTTCCCGGCTTTGAGGAGAACCGAGTACCTGGGGGAGTTCTTCAAGATAATGGAACGATACAGCTTCGAGGCCATCTACCTTGGAAACTCCAAAACCCTCGCCAAGGAGTACCGCTACTTCGTGAGAATTCTAAGGGAACTGCGCGAGAGGTTCCCGAACGTCATGATAATAGCCGATCTGGAACCTTTCTTCTACCCCCTCTCTGTCTATCTCGGGATAGATGCATTCGACACCCGCTCGCTCAGGCTCTACGACTTCGAGGGCAAAGGATTCACCGGGTTCAGCCCGTTCATCTGGAGTGATACTCCGAATTCCTTCGACTTCGCCAGGGAGACCATTACTGAAGTGCGGAAGGCCCTAGAAAGCGGGAAGCTCCGCTACCTGGTGGAGAACTACTTCCCGACCCAGTACCACGCAGGAACTTTGAGAATAGCTGACCTGGAGCACGGGGATTACCTCGAAAAGTACACTCCAATTCAGAAAGAGACCCTCTACTTCATAAGTGACGCCTCGATAAGGAGGCCGGAAGTGAGGAGGTGGCACGAGCGCGTTGAAGAGCGTTTTACCCCACCGAAGAACACCGAGCTTGTACTCCTCTTTCCCTGCTCTGCCAAAAAACCCTACTCATTCTCCCGCTCACACATCCTCTACAGGAAGGCGGTTAAAGACGCCCTCGGCTCTGGAATTTTCAGGGTTCACGAGTTGATCTTAACTTCCCCGTTCGGCGTCGTCCCGCGCGAGTGGGAGTGGCTGGCCAAGTACGACATAGTCGTTACCGGCCACTGGAGCGAGGAGGAGATAAAGCCGGCGGCAGAGCTTCTGGCCAAGATCCTTGAGAAGTACCCTAAGGATGTCCCGGTTATAGCTCACCTCGACGAAGCATACGTCGAAATCGCGAGGCTCGCCTCCAAAATGACCGGAAAGGAGATAATCTTCACGGAAGTGAAGAACGGCACGACGAGTAACGAAAGTTTGAAATCCCTCGCCGAGACGCTGAAGGAGTTTGAGATTGAAGGAACCAAGGAAGACAGAACCTATCGCTACTTTGAGAACATAAGGAAGGTCTTCGACTTTCACTTTGGCTCTGGAGCAGGAGAGGCCGTTCTCCCTGAGACAGGAAAGGTCAAAGGCTCAAAGATGCTCCGCCTCTTCGTTGGTAACCAGCAGACCGGGACCTTCAAGGACGGCGTTATAAGTGTCACACCCTTTGGAATGGGGCGCATCTACGATAGGCTCAAGGCCTACTGGGTGAAAGTTGACTTCGATCTCAGGGGAGACGTCTTCGCGGTTGGCGTTGATGAGGCGGACGAGAGGATAAGGCCCAACGACATCGTTGGCATAGTTCGCGATGGTACCGTTGTGGCCGTTGGGAAGGCCGTTCTATCTGGAGAGGAGATGGTTCGCTCTAAAAAGGGCGTCGCTGTCAAGGTAAGGAAGAGAGCGTAA
- a CDS encoding coiled-coil protein produces the protein MQTKVDPAEIKRIKREMEALEKERNEIRAKLDELEKELQGWIQKRDEKNKEVQQLRQKGREYKAKRDEINKQIQELKKNREEINAKLDLLYQEILEYRTKRDEYNQLRRLKMPPEKIQEKIEKLEWELQTNPNITPDREKQIVDQIQVLATELEIIQQADRFHKKLVESRKKVDQLKKARRNISLEIQKLANQSQQFHEQMIGAFNKADEVKKEADEYHAKVVELRDKMRDVRKELRALEKKIREYDEKHKELIAYRLVARMHARKDVSFEKAVEALEKFKKGEKLTLDELLLLQRYNLV, from the coding sequence ATGCAGACGAAAGTTGACCCAGCGGAAATTAAGAGGATCAAGAGGGAGATGGAGGCCCTTGAAAAGGAGAGAAACGAGATAAGGGCCAAACTTGACGAGCTTGAAAAGGAGCTCCAGGGATGGATTCAGAAGAGGGACGAGAAGAACAAGGAGGTTCAGCAACTCCGCCAGAAAGGCAGGGAATACAAGGCTAAGCGTGATGAGATCAACAAGCAGATACAGGAGCTTAAAAAGAACCGAGAGGAGATAAACGCGAAGCTCGATCTCCTCTATCAGGAGATACTGGAGTACCGGACGAAGAGGGACGAGTACAACCAGCTCCGCAGGCTCAAAATGCCACCTGAGAAGATCCAGGAGAAGATAGAGAAACTTGAGTGGGAATTGCAAACCAACCCGAACATCACTCCCGACAGGGAGAAGCAGATAGTAGACCAGATACAGGTTCTTGCAACGGAGCTTGAGATAATCCAGCAGGCCGACCGCTTCCACAAGAAGCTCGTTGAGAGCAGGAAGAAGGTCGACCAGCTCAAGAAGGCTAGGAGGAATATCAGCCTCGAGATACAGAAGCTGGCAAACCAGAGCCAGCAGTTCCACGAGCAGATGATAGGGGCATTCAACAAGGCCGACGAGGTCAAGAAAGAGGCCGACGAATACCACGCCAAGGTTGTCGAGCTTCGCGACAAGATGAGGGATGTTAGGAAGGAACTCCGTGCTCTTGAGAAGAAGATACGCGAGTACGACGAGAAACACAAGGAGCTTATAGCCTATCGCCTCGTCGCTAGGATGCATGCAAGGAAGGATGTCAGCTTTGAGAAGGCCGTTGAGGCCCTTGAGAAGTTCAAGAAGGGCGAGAAGCTCACTCTCGACGAGCTGCTGCTCCTCCAGAGGTACAACCTAGTTTGA
- a CDS encoding NAD(P)-binding protein, giving the protein MRAVVIGSGIGGLLMSSFLAKRGYEVTVLEKAPYVGGRFTNLDYRGFGLSTGAFHMLPHGEDGPLAYLLNLLGANVKIVNSKPKGRIFYGGKTFHYRDGWKYLGWMERVKAMKLLVDIKRNRPPTGEEAEMSGREWIGEKIGDNEFVDLFIKSFLGWADSVLDVPAGELAKEIKAVLRWGGPGLIKGGCKVITGELVRITEESGGRVLTRKRVVGIDPEEKKVITADGEEFAYDVLISNAGIKETVELIGRDNFDRDYLKRVDALKPSEGIKYNVALKGEPRIGNTVVFTLDTGRINGYNEPSSLSPELAKEGYTLIMLHHALQSRNVKAEQEKGIEDIYKIFPNLDKEGEILLVQTYLDGNPVNRVASGQTVENFPIRDVYIVGDAYKLPGGIEVEGIALGVMRTIERLGMGSFSEWYL; this is encoded by the coding sequence ATGAGGGCAGTGGTGATAGGCTCTGGAATCGGTGGGCTCTTGATGTCATCGTTCCTTGCAAAGAGGGGCTATGAAGTTACCGTCCTTGAGAAGGCTCCCTACGTTGGCGGCCGCTTCACGAATTTAGATTACAGGGGCTTCGGCCTCTCTACAGGGGCGTTCCACATGCTCCCCCACGGCGAAGACGGTCCTCTGGCATACCTCCTTAACCTCCTCGGTGCAAACGTCAAGATAGTTAACTCAAAGCCAAAGGGCAGGATATTCTACGGGGGAAAGACCTTTCACTACCGCGACGGCTGGAAATACCTCGGCTGGATGGAGAGAGTTAAGGCAATGAAACTTCTGGTAGACATAAAAAGGAACAGACCCCCCACGGGCGAAGAAGCCGAGATGAGCGGGAGGGAGTGGATAGGGGAGAAAATTGGCGACAATGAGTTCGTTGACCTCTTCATTAAAAGCTTCCTCGGCTGGGCGGACAGCGTTCTGGATGTTCCAGCCGGGGAGCTGGCGAAGGAAATAAAGGCGGTGCTGAGATGGGGCGGGCCGGGGCTGATAAAAGGTGGCTGTAAGGTCATAACCGGCGAGCTGGTGAGGATAACTGAGGAAAGCGGCGGAAGAGTCCTAACGAGGAAGAGGGTCGTTGGGATTGATCCCGAGGAAAAGAAGGTCATCACCGCCGATGGCGAAGAGTTCGCCTACGACGTACTGATCTCCAACGCTGGAATAAAGGAGACCGTTGAACTCATCGGTAGAGACAACTTCGACCGTGATTATCTCAAGCGTGTAGATGCCCTCAAACCGAGCGAAGGCATCAAATACAACGTTGCCCTGAAGGGAGAACCGAGGATAGGTAATACCGTCGTCTTCACCCTTGACACTGGGAGGATAAATGGCTACAATGAACCCTCATCGCTCAGCCCTGAGCTGGCTAAAGAGGGTTATACACTGATTATGCTCCATCACGCTCTTCAGTCAAGGAACGTCAAGGCCGAGCAGGAGAAGGGGATCGAGGATATCTATAAAATCTTTCCGAACCTTGATAAAGAGGGTGAAATCCTCCTCGTCCAGACCTACCTTGACGGGAACCCCGTCAACAGGGTCGCCAGCGGGCAGACGGTTGAGAACTTCCCGATTCGGGATGTCTACATCGTTGGCGACGCCTACAAGCTTCCCGGCGGGATAGAGGTTGAAGGCATCGCGCTGGGTGTGATGAGAACCATTGAGAGGCTTGGTATGGGCAGCTTCTCGGAGTGGTACCTTTGA
- the fbp gene encoding fructose-1,6-bisphosphate aldolase/phosphatase yields the protein MAAGEKITVSVIKADIGGWPGHSRVHPQLVETAEKVLSKAVEDGTIIDFYVATCGDDLQLIMTHKKGVDSSEVHGLAWNAFEEATSVAKGLGLYGAGQDLLKDAFSGNVRGMGPGVAEMEITLRKSEPIVTFHMDKTEPGAFNLPVFRMFADPFNTAGLVIDPNMHMGFRFEVWDIKEHKRVVLNTPEELYDLLALIGAKSRYVIKRVFPKEGHRISKDEPVAVVSTEKLYQIAGEYVGKDDPVAIVRAQSGLPALGEVLEPFAFPHLVSGWMRGSHNGPIMPVSMHQANPTRFDGPPRVVALGWQINPEGKLVGPVDLFDDPAFDGARQKAVEIADYMRRHGPFEPHRLPMEDMEYTTLPGVLKRLEERFEKIE from the coding sequence ATGGCAGCTGGTGAAAAAATAACCGTTAGCGTTATCAAGGCGGACATCGGCGGCTGGCCGGGGCACTCCAGAGTGCATCCGCAGCTCGTTGAGACCGCCGAGAAAGTCCTCTCAAAAGCAGTCGAGGATGGAACCATAATTGACTTCTACGTTGCGACCTGCGGCGACGACCTTCAGCTTATCATGACCCACAAGAAGGGTGTTGACAGCTCTGAGGTTCACGGTCTCGCCTGGAATGCCTTTGAGGAGGCCACTAGTGTTGCAAAGGGACTCGGTCTCTACGGTGCCGGCCAGGACCTCCTTAAGGATGCATTTAGTGGAAACGTCCGCGGAATGGGACCGGGCGTTGCGGAGATGGAGATAACCCTAAGGAAGAGCGAGCCTATAGTTACCTTCCACATGGATAAGACCGAGCCTGGAGCCTTCAACCTGCCAGTATTCAGAATGTTCGCGGACCCGTTCAACACCGCTGGTCTCGTCATCGACCCGAACATGCACATGGGCTTCCGCTTTGAAGTCTGGGACATCAAGGAGCACAAGCGTGTGGTTCTCAACACTCCAGAAGAGCTTTATGACCTGCTGGCGCTTATAGGTGCTAAGAGCCGCTATGTCATCAAGCGTGTCTTCCCCAAGGAAGGCCACAGGATAAGCAAGGACGAGCCCGTTGCGGTGGTCAGCACCGAGAAGCTCTACCAGATAGCAGGAGAGTACGTTGGAAAGGACGACCCTGTTGCCATCGTCAGGGCGCAGAGCGGTCTTCCCGCCCTCGGTGAAGTCCTCGAGCCCTTTGCCTTTCCACACCTCGTCAGCGGCTGGATGCGTGGCTCTCACAACGGCCCGATAATGCCAGTCTCGATGCACCAAGCCAACCCAACCCGCTTTGACGGTCCACCGAGGGTTGTCGCCCTCGGCTGGCAGATAAACCCAGAAGGGAAGCTTGTCGGTCCGGTTGACCTCTTCGACGATCCGGCCTTCGACGGCGCGAGGCAGAAGGCAGTCGAGATCGCGGATTACATGCGCAGGCACGGCCCCTTCGAGCCGCACAGACTCCCGATGGAGGACATGGAGTACACTACTCTTCCGGGCGTCCTCAAGAGGCTTGAGGAGCGCTTTGAGAAAATTGAGTGA
- the arcC gene encoding carbamate kinase, translated as MKRVVIALGGNAILQRGQRGTYEEQRENVMETAGQIVDMIERGYEVVITHGNGPQVGALLLHMDAGQQLYDIPAQPMDVAGAMTQGQIGYMIQQALINELRKRGIERPVATIVTQTVVDKDDPAFQHPSKPVGPFYDEETAKKLAEEKGWTVVEDAGRGWRRVVPSPDPRCHVEAPVLVNLVEKGFIVIASGGGGVPVIEEDGQLKGVEAVIDKDLAGERLAEEVKADIFMILTDVNGAAVNYGKENERWLERVTVNELKRYYDEGHFKRGSMGPKVLAAMRFVEWGGERAVIAVLDRAVEALEGKTGTQVVG; from the coding sequence ATGAAGAGGGTAGTCATAGCCCTAGGGGGCAACGCCATTCTCCAGAGGGGCCAAAGAGGTACTTACGAGGAGCAAAGGGAAAACGTCATGGAAACTGCCGGACAGATAGTCGATATGATTGAGAGGGGTTACGAGGTCGTCATCACCCACGGAAACGGCCCGCAGGTCGGTGCTCTCCTCCTTCACATGGACGCCGGCCAGCAGCTCTACGACATTCCCGCCCAGCCGATGGACGTTGCCGGAGCCATGACGCAGGGGCAGATAGGTTACATGATTCAGCAAGCCCTGATCAACGAGCTGAGGAAGCGTGGGATCGAGAGGCCCGTTGCAACGATAGTCACCCAGACAGTTGTTGATAAGGACGACCCCGCCTTTCAGCACCCAAGCAAGCCGGTTGGCCCGTTCTACGACGAGGAAACGGCAAAGAAGCTCGCGGAGGAGAAGGGTTGGACTGTTGTGGAGGATGCTGGAAGGGGCTGGAGGCGCGTCGTACCGAGTCCAGACCCAAGGTGTCACGTTGAAGCGCCAGTCCTAGTCAACCTCGTTGAGAAGGGTTTCATCGTCATAGCGAGTGGCGGTGGCGGCGTTCCAGTAATCGAGGAAGATGGTCAGCTCAAGGGCGTCGAAGCCGTCATAGACAAGGATCTCGCCGGTGAGAGGCTGGCGGAGGAGGTCAAAGCGGACATCTTCATGATCCTCACAGACGTCAATGGTGCCGCGGTGAACTACGGCAAGGAAAACGAGCGCTGGCTCGAAAGGGTTACGGTGAATGAACTGAAACGCTATTACGATGAGGGCCACTTCAAGAGGGGTAGCATGGGGCCCAAGGTTCTCGCCGCGATGCGCTTCGTTGAGTGGGGTGGGGAGCGGGCGGTTATAGCGGTCCTTGACAGGGCAGTTGAAGCCCTCGAAGGGAAAACAGGCACGCAGGTCGTTGGATGA
- a CDS encoding DUF2079 domain-containing protein, with protein sequence MVRFNLKFRLSTYDLTAVTVGVFYSLIMVHLSFLKFKYFRYSSFDLGIFTQSLYSALHGGFFFNTLEWQFHDVSTHFGVHFQPVLFLLVPIFWIHPSAVTLLVVQSLALGFSVILAYALAKKVLGEKLALPLTVLYASNSSLVGINLFEFHPVSLAVPLFLLASIFLVDKRECAFIMTSFLILLVKEDAFLGVASLAMWWAIRDGLSFEGLKKNSRFVILAALAVLYGIIVIKLVVPYFGRGYIYSNLYQHVHITGRKLTYFLLFNLSFGLLPLFLPRNWLLLALPWLESLLASRASQYTFGFHYPYMLVPLSFVGAVFALREVDIRKILSVLFVLGFMTSWATMPVTGKPPKGQFSMVYYSVFEPIPGYKTAWKVVGALLETNLSVYTQPAFYPALTSKQNVYVYPAKTVPDLVLVDMKTYRGRVYLKRLKEMVKAEYVRVYSRDGIEVYIRSGLKLPPPLKELH encoded by the coding sequence GTGGTGAGATTTAATTTAAAATTCAGGTTATCCACTTACGACTTAACTGCGGTTACCGTTGGGGTATTTTACTCGCTCATCATGGTTCATCTAAGCTTTCTTAAGTTTAAATACTTCCGCTACTCTAGTTTTGACTTGGGCATATTCACCCAGTCGCTTTATTCGGCCCTCCATGGGGGGTTCTTTTTCAACACTCTTGAGTGGCAGTTCCATGATGTTTCGACTCATTTCGGGGTTCACTTCCAGCCCGTTCTTTTTCTGTTGGTTCCGATTTTCTGGATTCATCCCTCGGCGGTTACACTTCTCGTAGTTCAAAGTCTGGCCCTGGGCTTCTCGGTTATCCTCGCATATGCTCTAGCAAAGAAAGTCCTCGGAGAGAAATTGGCCCTCCCATTAACGGTTCTTTACGCCTCTAATTCCTCGCTTGTTGGAATAAACCTATTCGAGTTCCATCCCGTTTCTCTTGCGGTTCCGCTGTTTCTACTCGCTTCCATCTTTCTCGTCGATAAAAGGGAGTGCGCCTTCATCATGACGTCCTTTCTGATCCTCTTGGTGAAGGAAGATGCGTTTCTTGGAGTTGCCTCACTGGCCATGTGGTGGGCAATCCGTGACGGTCTCTCCTTTGAGGGACTAAAGAAAAATTCACGCTTTGTTATCCTCGCGGCTCTTGCCGTCCTGTATGGTATCATCGTTATCAAGCTCGTGGTTCCCTACTTTGGAAGGGGCTACATCTACAGTAATCTCTACCAACACGTTCACATAACCGGAAGAAAGCTCACCTACTTCCTTCTTTTCAATTTGAGCTTTGGACTTTTACCACTCTTTCTCCCACGTAATTGGCTTCTCCTGGCTCTTCCCTGGCTTGAAAGCCTCCTGGCCTCGCGGGCAAGCCAGTACACCTTTGGCTTTCACTATCCTTACATGCTTGTTCCTCTTTCCTTTGTTGGGGCCGTCTTTGCACTTAGAGAGGTTGATATCAGAAAGATCCTTTCGGTTTTGTTCGTCCTTGGGTTCATGACGTCGTGGGCGACGATGCCTGTTACTGGAAAACCGCCGAAGGGGCAGTTCTCTATGGTTTACTACTCTGTCTTTGAACCGATTCCCGGCTACAAAACGGCCTGGAAAGTTGTTGGTGCCCTCCTTGAGACTAACCTTTCCGTCTACACTCAACCAGCTTTTTATCCCGCTTTAACCTCCAAGCAGAATGTATACGTCTATCCCGCTAAAACCGTGCCTGATTTGGTGTTGGTGGATATGAAAACGTATCGGGGTCGTGTGTACCTTAAGAGACTGAAGGAAATGGTAAAGGCCGAATACGTTCGCGTTTACTCAAGAGACGGGATAGAGGTTTATATAAGGTCGGGTTTAAAGCTCCCTCCTCCCCTCAAAGAACTCCACTAA
- a CDS encoding ABC transporter ATP-binding protein, giving the protein MNVIEINNLTKIYPDGTKANDGISIRIGKNEIVGIIGPNGAGKTTLIRQLLGLLKPTSGSIKVMSEDIEDNADIIKKTLAYVPQYPLSFPSLRVEEVLEYVLRMRGKNISEDEIRERISNVLNLVGLSGAAKFFGYQLSGGMKKSLLLAMALVQELPVLVLDEPTSMVDIVTKHRLWEVIRDSNREGTLLASHDMNEVKALCDRVYLLLHGKIVASGTPADMVSMIKMPTEVRLIPQREIPSSVLPKEHRKRGHLYELAFETLEDALDTVETVLKTAGVSYLEIESPSFENLVINLIGRDGE; this is encoded by the coding sequence ATGAACGTGATAGAAATCAACAACCTCACTAAGATATATCCCGACGGCACAAAGGCCAACGATGGAATCTCAATCCGCATTGGAAAGAACGAAATCGTTGGGATCATAGGTCCCAACGGCGCTGGAAAAACTACACTAATACGACAGCTTTTGGGACTTTTGAAGCCAACAAGCGGCTCAATTAAAGTAATGAGCGAAGACATTGAAGACAACGCCGATATCATAAAGAAAACCCTCGCCTACGTGCCCCAGTATCCCCTCAGCTTTCCCTCTTTGAGGGTTGAGGAGGTGCTGGAATACGTCCTTAGGATGAGGGGCAAAAACATTTCAGAAGATGAAATAAGAGAACGAATATCTAATGTTTTGAACCTCGTGGGCCTCAGTGGAGCAGCAAAGTTCTTCGGGTATCAGCTGTCGGGAGGCATGAAGAAGTCCCTACTGTTGGCAATGGCCCTCGTTCAGGAGCTTCCCGTTCTCGTGCTCGACGAACCAACGAGCATGGTAGACATCGTTACAAAGCACCGGCTGTGGGAGGTGATAAGGGACTCCAACCGTGAAGGGACCCTCCTCGCCAGCCACGACATGAACGAGGTAAAAGCCCTGTGCGACAGGGTATACCTTCTCCTCCACGGGAAAATAGTGGCCTCTGGCACTCCAGCGGATATGGTCTCAATGATTAAGATGCCCACTGAAGTTCGTCTTATACCGCAGAGGGAGATACCCTCAAGCGTCCTTCCAAAGGAGCACAGAAAGCGTGGACACCTCTATGAGCTGGCGTTTGAGACGCTTGAAGATGCCCTGGATACTGTAGAGACGGTCCTCAAGACTGCAGGCGTGTCTTACCTCGAAATCGAGTCCCCCTCATTTGAGAACCTTGTGATAAACCTCATAGGGAGGGATGGCGAATGA